In Bacillota bacterium, the following are encoded in one genomic region:
- a CDS encoding LacI family transcriptional regulator — protein sequence MKEGKVTVQDLARLAGTSTATVSRALNDKAGVSEELRARIKQLARHHGYIPKRKYQEEILLVLPSADISLASPYTKGLAVLQEGLLRSDCVVISDYSRNPKAQLQIMKSRDIKLVIYFCCTPDTAVCTEAVRSQVQLVLIHRESTLPNVSSFISDDCYGGYLATSHLLAQGRKKVAFLGLDQDHYSPRMRWEGYCKAMSEQGLPPLRWEEAILRSLALGEQVREKGVNGVFVWADHVAQRLMEVLHYQGVAVPHQVAVVGYNDLASIVENTVPPLSSVNWPIDQVCQWAMEYITQYLTRGSQIRPMKVKIAPELIVRDSSKTTGLGKTLSS from the coding sequence TTGAAAGAAGGCAAAGTCACCGTCCAGGATCTAGCCAGATTAGCCGGAACGTCCACAGCCACTGTCTCGCGGGCGCTCAATGACAAAGCGGGAGTCAGTGAGGAGCTTCGCGCAAGGATCAAGCAATTGGCAAGGCACCACGGGTACATTCCCAAAAGGAAGTACCAAGAGGAAATACTGTTGGTCTTACCCTCGGCGGATATCTCCCTCGCGAGCCCTTATACCAAGGGCCTTGCGGTGTTACAAGAAGGACTGTTGCGCAGTGATTGTGTGGTAATCAGTGACTACTCCCGGAACCCTAAAGCCCAACTGCAGATCATGAAAAGCAGGGATATTAAACTGGTCATCTACTTCTGTTGCACACCGGATACCGCAGTGTGCACCGAAGCGGTGAGATCCCAGGTACAACTGGTGCTGATCCATCGGGAAAGCACCCTTCCTAACGTTTCTTCCTTCATCAGTGACGATTGCTATGGTGGGTATCTTGCCACCTCCCACCTATTGGCCCAAGGTAGAAAAAAAGTGGCTTTCCTGGGTCTTGATCAGGACCATTATTCCCCCCGGATGCGTTGGGAGGGATACTGCAAAGCCATGTCCGAACAGGGGCTGCCCCCCCTGCGCTGGGAAGAGGCCATCCTTCGTTCGCTCGCACTCGGTGAACAAGTCCGGGAAAAGGGTGTCAACGGAGTTTTTGTCTGGGCAGATCATGTGGCGCAGCGACTGATGGAAGTCTTGCATTATCAGGGGGTGGCGGTTCCCCACCAGGTAGCAGTGGTGGGCTACAATGATCTGGCCTCCATCGTAGAAAACACGGTGCCGCCGTTGTCATCGGTAAACTGGCCCATCGATCAGGTCTGTCAGTGGGCCATGGAATACATCACCCAGTATCTCACCCGGGGCTCCCAGATCCGTCCCATGAAGGTGAAGATTGCCCCGGAGCTGATTGTTCGAGACTCCTCTAAAACCACCGGTTTAGGAAAGACACTATCATCGTGA